tgataatttactgatgacgttcgtggtataatTGGAGAATTGGAGAATagtgtccgcggcatctctttgatctcggcaataactgtagtagaataacagaatcaatgatatgttataacagtaattcctttaaaatgttgttttaatattacatgtaaatacgtcaattttaatggagttggagaaaaacacatgatgtatcgtatagtggttttaaatttataacgtcatggaaaagtatatataacgttacacctttatgacgtcatagtatactgacagagcaattgcgattatagagaaataattgcagctcctccgtatggacttacagtgggaaagaacaatggaaatgcaaatatttgcaTATGTTTAGCAAAGGAGTTAACCAACTCTTTCTAATTAAGCAATATCAAATACCTTTTCTCCAGTCATGGCAAACGGAGCATTGAACCACTGCTCAAATGTAGAGCAGGACTTGAAGATACTTGGTAGCAAAAAGTTCAACAGGGCCCACAACTCTGGCAATTTGTTCTGTAAAAATCccgatatatattttttatacatgtacatgcatatcaaTCAAAGTGTCACAATTCAGCCATCACATCAGATGCTGAATTTGTAATAAATGTGCATGAACTTCATGTCTCAGTTACCTGTAAAGGTGTTCCAGTCAGAAGGAGGCGGTGGGGTGCGCAGTAATGGGTGTTCAACACCTGTGTCAGTTTACAGTGGTGATTCTTCATACGATGTCCCTCATCAATGATCATGTATCTCCACCTCAACTGCAATGTTTAAGATATCAATTCAGATTTCACAACCAGATAATTCTTTGTTCTATACACCAACGCCCAACAGTCCACATCAAGCAATACATTGTTACATACAAGCACATGTGGATATGTTCTGTGTTACCTTAGACAAAGCAGCTTTGTCCTTAATGATGTACTCGTATGTTGTAAGTAGTACATTAAACTTGGCAGCCTTTAACTGTGGCACCAGCAAGCGTCTAGTTGTAGGCGATCCTTTGTAAGCAATCTTAACTACAGATGGGGCCCATTTTTCAAACTCCAATACCCAATTTGATAATgtcctacaaaaaaaaaatgacagttaCCGGTATATGGAAGTAAATGTAAACCACTTTTGTCAATAGGTCAAAAACCAAACATCAatttggattttgttttttacttacGACAGGGGCACAATGATCAAGAAAGGACCATTGACTTTTTTCCGTTCCATCAGATAAGTAATCAGTCCAATGGTCTGAATGGTCTTCCCGAGACCCATTTCATCGGCCAGGATTCCATTCAAATGGTTGTTATACAAGGACACCAACCATTCCAATCCTTTtatctacaaaaataaaaaatatttgcactTAAAACAGAAaagtttgatacatgtacatccagtaaatacatgtaatagtggCCAACTTGGTTTTTTATTATGGGTTATTTAGGCTCTCGGAAGGAAGAAACCTGGATTAAGGAAAACATTgaatacactgtacatatacaAACATACCTGGTACTCCTTCAGTTTGCCATTGACCATGATAGAAGCCTGTTCTGTGACGTGTTCATGCACAGTGTGAGCCACAGAGTAGTAGCTCTTCTCCTCAGCCTTGGTGGCACTGCGATGGTACTCATCATCTACTTCTTGGGAAGCTTGTCTGATGATGCAAGACATACAATGCAAAGTTTACTGTCATCATAATGACAGATCATCACAATGTCTatgtttaataatatttactattttaaTGCAGATATCTGTGTATgccattataaaaaataaagagaacaACATGTCTCCTCTTTTGAAAAGTGGACACATTATTATAAACTGTaataatgtttattaaaatcagAATCGGACTGATCAAATCAGTCAAAATCAGATTCTTACGTAATGACTTCCTTGGCCAAACCTTCATCAATGTCATCAGGACTTGTGAGCTAAAATGGAAGAAAAATGGAAGCTGAATTTCAATATTGGATCTAAATATGCATACCAGAGGTCCCAACATACAGAAAGAAAGTACAGAATTTTATAAAGATGTGTTCAGGAACCCAATTTCTTGAGCATAACACCCTTATTGGTATGAAATTtggttataattaatttttgatagAGGTTCTTTGATCTTTGTCTTTCAGTTCACCGTGAATGAAGTCTGTATGGAAAGGAAATGCAGAAAAACCAAAGCACATTACAGCCCCTCTCCCCCTTCCTAAATCTCTTGCGTACAAATTTGTACATCGGGATTACCTTGGGCAGCATCTTCTCTGGCTTTGCAAGTAAAGAAGATTCTTCCTGTTCAGGCTAAAcaataagaaattaaatgtttaatgatATTGATGAATACAACATTGTACGATATAAGAATCCATGTGAATTCTATAGTGTCTCACCTCTTCCTCTTCCTCGTCTCCAGATCCCGATTCTTCTCCATCGTCACGAGGAGCTACCTCATATCTGTAAGGATTGCAAAGTAAGCTATACACCAAAGTTTAAATCAGTAGTTAAAACTATGCCATCACAATTCAGAATATAGCTGGAGATGGCTGGAACACAATGCTTATTATTGACTTACCCAGGATTCAGTTCCAACCAGGTTTCCAGTTGGCTTGTCAATGGGGCATCATCTCCTGAGAGTACTTTGCCGGTGGATGTCTCAATAACAGACACTCTCATCTCACTCATGTTAGAATCCCCATCCTGTAAGAATATAATGCTAAATTTCACCTACATGCACATGTAACTCTCATTTAACAGTTATAAGAAGTATTAAAACTTCTACAACCCCTATCATATTTAATCTGTTTTATTATTCAAacaatgatttttcattttgttttattcagatTTCAAGACAGGCTTTTTGCCTTTagtacaatttacatgtaataatgacaTCATTGAAATTTAAGACAATAATTAGGTTACATGTTCATTATCTGCATTGCTAGTCTGTACTAGATGAACTTGCTCACACAAAAAGCTAACAACAATCAATCTCTGACATTTGGAACGCTCACAAACCTCTGCCTTATCTTCCCTCTTCTTCTTGCGACGcttctgtttcttttttttcaggtCCTCTTTGTGCTGAGCCACCAGTGTCATCAGGTTAGATATATACTCGTCTGTCTGGGCCAGCAGATAGGCAAGACGCTTGTCCTTCTTCTGGTCAATCAACTTCCTGTAACCTTCTTCATCTTCCTCCTGGAAACAAAAGTTTCAGGCAGCAATGAGGAAATGATcatagtaaatacatgtactcttgAACTTATTCAATACATAAAGCAAATGTACTTACCATAAGTCTCCTCATACGCTCTTTCTCTAATCTTTCTTGTTCTTTTTTCTGTTCCCTTTCTGTGTTGGCATGATGAACCATCATGGCTTTGTTGAGTTTTCCAACCTTATTGGTAACGTTGCGATGGAATTCTTTGAATTCCTTAGCATGTTGCAGAACAGCATTCAGATATTCCTATGTCATAAGACAGTCAATAATATATAAGCAGTTCAAATTGTTTCATTCAAATACAGTTGTAATTcatatgaatatcaaataaaacaaaatatcaatcaaagctgtactaatttacatgtactgtagattccaaactaaatttgataaataactagaggtactgtgagcaagctcacaattgataccccccgctaagaaaaaaatcataacgcatgtatttttgctattatagaaaatattggatgaatctatttcactgaccattttctataaataacaactgctctattttttaaaactgttaatgctaataggagtaaacaaaccaatttctatcctttaattccattttattttaagttaactgttaatgcatgaggacatttgcatccttcctTTAACAACCATGACTCAAATCAAACTCGAATCAAAcaaaatccacatgtcaagcagccatttaatatttaaacattttgaattattggtatactgagcccgcttttttccgaattttttttcaacaattttttttttccaaataaaaatttcatcggggcaggccattttcagagaaacggggatgaaaatctaaaaataattttatgtggcctgagaagagcaagctttgtgtcaaattttagcttataatatttccattaatacaagcaATGACACAGACAAAATTTAGCATTTtcgaaacaatgaccttgaacttcctcaattgaccttgggtcaaggtcatgacacacccttacgtcataagcaatatttgtgtgaagtaagaacattcaatgcttctccataaggatgatatggaccggacacgaattttgcattttttctgccagtgaccttgaccttgcacgaatgaccttgggtcaagatcatgacacacccttaagtcataagcaatctttgtgtgaagtaagaacttccaatatttctccataagaaagatatggacctgacacgaattttgcattttttctgccaatgaccttgaccttgcacgAATGAcattaggtcaaggtcattacaCACCCTtatgtcataagcaatctttgtgtgaagtaaaaacttccaatgtcaatgtttctctataagaaagatatggaccggacacgaattttgcatttttttctgccagtgaccttgactttgcccgaatgaccttaggttatggtcatgacacacccttaggttataagcaatctttgtgtgaagtaagaacctccaatgtttctccataagaaagatatggaccggacacgaattttgcattttttctgccagtgaccttgaccttgcccgaatgaccttgggtcaaggtcatgacacacccctAGGTCATAAGctatctttgtgtgaagtaagaacttccaatgtttctccataagaaagatatggaccggacacgattgcacagacagatggacagacagacagacagacggacagacggacggacggacaaggtgattcctatatacccccccaaactttgtttgcggggggtataattatGGTTCTagcaatttgataaaaatgatgGAATTGTGGAAATTAGTActtgcttaaaataaaaaatctgctacataaaattattacatgtaatacatcttatgtaatataatatataatcataaattattatacaaaaaactCCTCTGCACTGTAGGACATTATCATACCTGGTGTTTAGCTCTCCTCTTTCTCTCCTGTTCAATTTTCTGCTGTTTCTCTAATTTCTCAGTGACTCTGGCTTCACGTAGGGAATGTCTCTTGTTTCTCTTGTAGGCTTTAGTATTCAGTGCAGTTTCTAGTGTAGTATCCTTTCTCATGCATGAAACAACCTCACTCCTTAGCtgtaatcaaatgaaattaccATCATCATTTCTTGTTGCAGAAATACATGGACAAATACACCACCTGATTTTGTAGGCAAAATGACAACACTTGTGGTAGAAAGTCACCTGTCTCTGGAAGTTTAGAAGCCTCAAGGCCCTCAGTTCAATCATAGCTTTAGTTCTCATATCTTCTGGCATTGTAGCAGGCAGGTCTTGCAGTTCCTTAATTCTACTAGAAATTCTAGCTGCAATtctgaaatacaaaacaaacaacTCATGCTTGAAGTCTGCTCTGACATTATTTAGTTGGTGACACAAGCGATCAAAGGTCAGTACAATTCATTAGAGAGGCCATATGTATCTACCTGTTTTCCCTTTCATTCAGTAGGTCAATAGGATTAAGTCCCTGTGGCTTGGCAACAGGAGCAATCTTGCTCTGTTTCTGCTGCATGACGGACTGAGAGGATGGCGGATGAGCGGCCCCATGTGGGCCTGCTTGAGAACCACCTTGCTGCTGACCAGGTGGTCTCTGGGGGAGCTGCCCTGCGCTGGTGTTGGGTGGGGCTTGTGTCATTTGTCCCCCAGAGAAGCCTGAGTTAAAGGCCTGGTTGTGAGGAGCTTGAGAGTTTGGGACCTGCCCTGGTGGTTGTCTACCACTTGGATCTGCATCAAATAGTATGGATACAATCAAACATAGAGAAGTTAGAAGCTCGAATTCAATTTCCACTTTACACATTTGTGAAATGCCATCTGAGAATCTGAAACATACCTGGGGGTCTCTGCATTTGAGGCCCTCGTTTCCCCTCTATTGCCATCCTTATGTTATCTGGGATGGGTTGGTTTCTGGACAGTAGTTTGTATGCCATTATCTGAGCTCTAAGCTGAGACAGCTGCTGTTGATTGAAGGCAGTTTGTCTTCCTGAACCTTGGGATCCTCCAGGTCCACCCATTTGATTTGGCATGTTTGGTTGTCCTGTTTAAGGtatgttttcaaaacatttatgaACGACATCATTAACATCTTGAGGTTAACAGTAATCATAGAAATCATATCTCCTGGATCAATTTGTCAGGGTACGAATTTTTTCTTACATGAAACCCaaatattaaatcatacataattCCTTAACACTTATTGACCATGAGATTAAATTACAAACTCCTTTGTAAATGTACTACTTTAtcaagaaagaaataatttcatttgaaattcaaaacaaggAAATGAAAGATAATGTTTGGGTAAGCTAATGCTATTGAAATTCATTTGTGGCAACTTAAACATCATgctaaatatgaaaaaatttaatCCTCCCAATAATTATGCTTCTGCTGATTAGAACAATATTTTGGAAACACTACAATTAATTTGGTAGCCACTTCAAATCCATTTAAAATGTGTCATATAAAAACAGGAATAAATCAAAATCACCTTGCTGATCTGGCCTGTTAGGACCCCCCATTGGTGGCATGCTTCCTCCCATCTTGTGTGGCATGGTCCCTCCCTGTGGCATAGGATGTGGAGAGTTTGACCCCATTCCTGTGTTCATTGGCTGAGATCCTGACATATTACTTTGGCCAGCCATACTGGAATTTCCATGCATTCCTTGTCCTCCCATGGGATTGTAATTACCTCCAGCGTTTGATCCAGACATCATTGGATTATTCATGGCAGGGTTATTACTGGGCATTCCCTGACCCATGCCCTGGCCCTGTGGAGGCATCCCTTGCCCCATGTTCTGTCCTTGCGGTGGCATTCCTTGTCCCATGTTCTGTCCTTGAGGTGGCATCCCTTGACCCATTCCTTGACCCTGTGGTGGCATTCCTTGACCCATATTTGGTCCCTGTGGACCCATTCCTTGGCCTTGAGGTGGCATTCCTTGGCTCATATTCTGTCCCTGGTGTGGCATTGGTTGCATTCCTCCCATTCTATGTTGAGGACCACCCATTCCTTGCATCATATTTGGTTGGCTGCCGCCCATGTTTTGTGACCCTCCTCCCATGCTTTGAGATCCACCACTCATGCTATGGGGTGGGCCTTGCATCATGTTGCCCTGGTAGTCTCCCATTCTCTGGTGGCCCATACTATGGTGCTGGCTTGGCATCCCTGGGTTTCTGGCCATATCAGCCATGGCTGCTAACTGTGCATACCTTGGGTCATCTTGCATTCCCTTCTCTTCCATCTGATTCATAGCCtgtaacaagattttttttaaataataaagcaTGAGTAAAATTTCtaatacttttaaatgtttttgtctaGGTAGAAGGCATATGCGagatatatgaaatgaaaaattaccTTGTGTATCTTCTGTACGTTTTCTTGCTGCTGTTGCTGGGGAGGGTATGCTGGACCTGGGGGAGTGGCCCGCATCATCCCCCCGTCATCCCCTGAGGCCATAGCACCTCAAGGTTAATATGATTGACCTGTCAAATTATAAGCACATATGTTGGGAGAAAATCTTATCTTTATCATAcaaactgccaaaaaaaaatctaaattttgcttatataaATATTCTCTGGATCAACTATTCAAAGTGGCTACATTGTAAACATAATATTCTTATTTATccataatatttgatattttcctggctttttcggcaattttatttgttagaaaAACGTCAAAACCAGCACCCTTATGAAAACTGGATATTTGTTAATTTCGTCTCCACTACATTTtatatgaacatgtatttaaacTCAACAATAtcgctaaaaataaaatactactcaatattttgataatcgCTGATACAATTGTAGTAGACCAAATATTCtcatgttatttaaaaaatgcatgaaatcaaaacaaatcacGGCAATGTTAAACAAGTATTCAACAGTCTGTTTATGGGATGTGAGAACCcattaaaatgatattagtGAGTAGTAGTTTCATCGTTTATTAATCATagtaaaaagtaaaacatttgatttgacacgcaaatattatatattatcgaCTTTAGACGATGATGCTGCCTCCAGTTAGAGGCGGCGAATTTCCATTTTTTGTAATAGAACCGTTTCTGAAGTTTTCTTGGCtagtaaaatgtcaaaattgttaaaaaggcCAGGAAAACTTCATCTCTTTTGTACTTTATCAGGTCCAGCACAATCtcttgatttagctatatagcttgaaaaagctatatagctttataaagctattcaaaatagattaataaagctatttatatgcagtttttaaagaaaatatttattgtaagaaATGGACGAAAAATCGCAATTAACTTGCTACTCATATTTGTGCCATTGACCATTATAAACTTGACCCAAATTAAAGATAGATTTAACTCTGCagcttttaaacacttttaagcAAAAACtatatttccattgtttggGTAACTGTTCACCACTTTGTGTGCAATGAAGCGTGGATAAGTATGATTTCTTCtcattgtgataaattattaccaatcaattaACTTGTTCACCATAACTGAcctcctttatatttcattcaagaagtAACTGTGTGGTCATGAATCAGTTGCCCCAAAACTTATAGTGCAAAGTctcttaaagctgaacaccgctcctaaataggcactgtccgccatatttctcttaatcactgctgtccctacaacccttatataaggggcaaacctctaaacagttcaaagtacttcgctgtagaggtctcacttgtgtggacgtacattttgcctcgccgtgttactcggtcgcgatgaaattatcaaattttacgcacctttttgaagccaggagaatactaacatcaaataaattggtcaatgcaatatttacaaacagaaaatgaacataagataagaaaaaaaatgcataaaatctaaagaccacaaaaggaatactacatgtcggccacgaggttcaggtgtgcaatcgggtgtaatgaaatcgaagggtttatataccaggtatctgtgtgacggtgcctatttacgagcggtgttcagctttaaggagACGCAAACTTATGAGTAATCCttacatgcattgtttacagaacagttcaaagttgaaaattatcACTGCACTAAAGTgcgattttttatacatactgaaaaaattacacatttaagaaaaatatatgacaaaatagctaaatgaagctactctgaatagcttaataaagctatttagcttattcaagctatatagctaaatctggagattgtactggacctgtttATACAAATACTGTAGCTTCACCTATTGTTATGGTATCcaattgtattaaataattaaagcgTCCTACTAAATAGATATTGCAGTTTAGTGAAACAATGTTATTTGTTATCCTAGTCAAAAGATTAGCGACTAAGAGTAAGATAcgctttaaaaatgaaaataagtaaTCATCCATCAAAACCGGAAAATCGCTTCGGCGAAACAATGCAATGTTGGCAGACGAATGATTTAGGGCTTAAAATCATACCAACTACTCCTCAAAGAATACTACATATCTTAAATCATAGAAAGGGTAAACAAACTTACCAAAAATAACAAGAGATCGATCTTTTACTCGAAGTATACTATTATTTATCGATATCTTATGCCTTATAATCAGCACAAACGTTTGCGCACAACAAAGCGCAGAGCGCATGTGTCTAATATGCGAAAAAGGATATCAGAAATCAGACGCTTTTCATAGAATTGTCAATATATAGCAATAAATattcttaaataattattttaaaaaatctacatCCATAGAAATGTACTTATTGGTTAATTGTAAAAACGAGAGCAGTAAAGGTTTTGACGACCCCACTTTTATTATATTTGCGGTCATTAGCGTTTTCGTTTTTTTAACTTACCTCCCTttgaaaactttataaaagGCGTCCGTAGAAGCGGGgtgtttaatttgaaaagtaCGTATATGTCGATTGAGTTTCTActgatatattttgattttgacatTGATCAATATATCAACCAAAATTATAAGTTTAAACATTAATGTATTGctagaaattttatttcaatcctATTTCGGATATTTCCGAATCTACCGAAAATTCTTGTAGACCTGTTTTGACTTGTTTCTGCAGCATCAGTTTTGATTAATTGAAAGGAAAaagtattgaaatatttcttgtaaTAGATATCTTGTTAATATCACGAAAAGTCACGGAGAACTGACACAACCTGAGCCAAATAATGGTATGTTGTTTTataccccccccctttttttgggggggggggtggggggcacAGATCAGATTGTGTCAAATACCTGTTGGAAAATTGAAGCATTGAACAAGTTTAGTTTATTATATGGTCCAAAATAGTATTGTTTTGAAAGTAAAATTGAAACGTTTAATTTTTGTtgaatcaaaaatataaacatgataaaaggATTGATGGTTTGAATACATGATTTGCATCAAGAAAAGAAGTTTACAATTTCCCACCACATTGTCATATTATTAGTGTCAGATATTGAAATAATCTCAGCTGAAATTTTGCTCAGCTTGATAATTTGACTGATGCTCTCTTGGTGAAGGCATCTGTCAACTTGATTTCCATCTGAGTAAAATCTTGGTCAAGATTAGATACTGCAGCTCTTCTTACAATaaatattggtacatgtatatattttaagaaGAGTCCAGCATTACAAGGCTAAATTGCTCTACTTTAATTTAAAAgctattaaaacaaaaaattcataatgCATGAATTTTACCCTTTTATGTACCAACAGTATCAGGTATTTTGTATTATTCTCAGAAAACATCCTGTGAAAATGTCTTTTGTGAGAGTTAGAAGATCAAACTCTGCTGGGATACCAAGGAAACAGAAGACCCATAAAAAGAAACCTGCCTGGGATGTAAGTGAAActtatacattatacatgtataacatttacaaagatttttgcatctttgaaaatttttgtgtgtaaaaaaaatcattagatgcctttcatttcatttaaatttcataatctTTTATATTTAGGACACAATTCAAGATTTAACAACACTGAAGGCCACTGCAGAAGAAATTGTAAGTTTCTTTATGCctttacaatgtaatattactagtatataaaaattcaactggtaaaatatgatattcatAGAAATTTTCTTAACTCCAGtgtaattatgattttttaggAGCAAAGAAAAGCTGCACACAGGTCCAAAAATGCACTGGCTGCCAGACTTGAAAAAATCTCTAAAGAGAAAGGTGTGTACTGGTGTATATAAATTATACACATGCCAGGTGAAGTAAAGCAAAATCTATTTGAAATGCCTTTCtgaaatttatttgaattctGCATAAAATTTCAGCTAAGAAACAAGACTTGAGTATTTCCAATGCAGAGGCAAGACAACTAGCAGTAATGAAGGAGGTCCTGTATGACCAACAACAGGTAATGGGAGAATATAAATTTTCTTATAGATATTGTTTGTCATCTCTTTTTGATTTCAAGGTCTTATGTGCAGTTCCTGGAACATTTACTTTCCAAAGTATATACAGTATGCATGTTTTTTTGCAGCTGCATGATGTCTTATCCAAATCAGACAGAATGATGGCAGTTGTAAAGGACCTTTTTGGAGATGATCCAAGGGTAAAAAATATATGGAAGCTTAATAGAATATTAATTCTGCAGAACCAGTCATACCTGTATTTTATTATAGTTTAATCAAGTCATTGTAGCTGGACATATATTTAAGGTCTTTGCTCTTACTATGTTACACATTATATTGCTTCTATTTGCAGAGATTTACAGGTTTTCCAAATGTAACGTCTGCTCCTAATGCTGAAAACAATGGCAGGTAATtgaacaattttatatttttggggGAAAAAGGGGCCAAGATTTTGCATCTTTTCAAATCCTCCAGGTTGatatatgatttgaacaaagatGTGTTTATAATTGAAGAAGCTTTAATGTAAAacagttttttaataaatgtaaattgtattgttAGTATTATTCATCTCAATTATAAAATGCACTTGTTTAAACTAATGAATTTCAGTTGTAactgtaataattttttctttttgtgatTTTCCCACTGAATTATCAAATGAATTTGTTTACGAATATCTAtctaaagatacatgtaaatgatttcaAGAAGTCACTTACATGTGTTAATGCTTGCACTTTTGTCTcataaggtcaaggtcaattgTGGCCAACCTTCCTGATGTGAAGACACGGATGGAAACATTAAGTGAATCTACGATGGACCAGTCTGCGCTGAATGACCTACCAGAAACAGACAGTGGTATGGTGTCTTTATAGTGCaccaaaaaaattttcaaagactTTTTTCAAGAATCTGTGCAAAAGTATTGAAGATTAAATCAAAgccatttttatgaaatgatcataaaagtgaaaacttaaaaatatatagaattaaatgTTGTTATTTGCTCTTGATTATAACATTAATTACAATAACTTtgataagttttaatttttgctTTGTTATAAATTGTAACTTCGGTTGTTATCCCAGACTCAGAGGAAGAAATGGAGCCCATCATGTATCAACCTAAGATAGACCTGAACAGATTTCAGAGGTTTCTGGAGGCGGAGGAGAAGAACAATACGCTGAGTACCATTAGTGGGCAGGCCCACCTCAGCCACATGGACCAGGGACCCATCCAGAGCACCAGGATTCAGGACACCCAGAGTCTACAGACCACACGGGGTGAGGGCAGTAGATAATAATAGAGACACTTCTATATGCGTACTATCCATGTTCCTATAGCTTTAAATAgcaaacatgaaaaaaaaaaattgtggactaaggtacatgtacatgtatatgcacagAATGTTATGAGCCTTGTGTTTGTCATCTTATCTTTCTATTATTAGATTTAAAAACCCTTTTCATTCTGCTTTTTTCACATGggaaaaaattgcttttttatgAACTTTTACAAAACTCTTTGCATTTTCTTCCTAATGTGTTAATTAGAATGAAACTTCTTAAAATTGTTCTCTACTAAAGTTGTccacttcattttttttaatctctttAGTGTATTAGAGGTGTATTACGATGACAAAG
This portion of the Magallana gigas chromosome 7, xbMagGiga1.1, whole genome shotgun sequence genome encodes:
- the LOC105331426 gene encoding probable global transcription activator SNF2L2 isoform X3, whose amino-acid sequence is MASGDDGGMMRATPPGPAYPPQQQQQENVQKIHKAMNQMEEKGMQDDPRYAQLAAMADMARNPGMPSQHHSMGHQRMGDYQGNMMQGPPHSMSGGSQSMGGGSQNMGGSQPNMMQGMGGPQHRMGGMQPMPHQGQNMSQGMPPQGQGMGPQGPNMGQGMPPQGQGMGQGMPPQGQNMGQGMPPQGQNMGQGMPPQGQGMGQGMPSNNPAMNNPMMSGSNAGGNYNPMGGQGMHGNSSMAGQSNMSGSQPMNTGMGSNSPHPMPQGGTMPHKMGGSMPPMGGPNRPDQQGQPNMPNQMGGPGGSQGSGRQTAFNQQQLSQLRAQIMAYKLLSRNQPIPDNIRMAIEGKRGPQMQRPPDPSGRQPPGQVPNSQAPHNQAFNSGFSGGQMTQAPPNTSAGQLPQRPPGQQQGGSQAGPHGAAHPPSSQSVMQQKQSKIAPVAKPQGLNPIDLLNERENRIAARISSRIKELQDLPATMPEDMRTKAMIELRALRLLNFQRQLRSEVVSCMRKDTTLETALNTKAYKRNKRHSLREARVTEKLEKQQKIEQERKRRAKHQEYLNAVLQHAKEFKEFHRNVTNKVGKLNKAMMVHHANTEREQKKEQERLEKERMRRLMEEDEEGYRKLIDQKKDKRLAYLLAQTDEYISNLMTLVAQHKEDLKKKKQKRRKKKREDKAEDGDSNMSEMRVSVIETSTGKVLSGDDAPLTSQLETWLELNPGYEVAPRDDGEESGSGDEEEEELTSPDDIDEGLAKEVITQASQEVDDEYHRSATKAEEKSYYSVAHTVHEHVTEQASIMVNGKLKEYQIKGLEWLVSLYNNHLNGILADEMGLGKTIQTIGLITYLMERKKVNGPFLIIVPLSTLSNWVLEFEKWAPSVVKIAYKGSPTTRRLLVPQLKAAKFNVLLTTYEYIIKDKAALSKLRWRYMIIDEGHRMKNHHCKLTQVLNTHYCAPHRLLLTGTPLQNKLPELWALLNFLLPSIFKSCSTFEQWFNAPFAMTGEKVELNQEETLLIIRRLHKVLRPFLLRRLKKEVESQLPDKVEYVIKCEMSALQRCVYRHMQARGILLTDGSEKDKKGRGGSKAMMNTIMQLRKICNHPFIFQHLEEAIAEHQGGTGASISGPDLYRSSGKFEFLDRVLPKLKTLNHRVLLFCQMTSLMSILEDYFLYRGYRYLRLDGTTKSEDRGQLLELFNQKDSPYFLFLLSTRAGGLGLNLQAADTVIIYDSDWNPHQDLQAQDRAHRIGQKNEVRVLRLMTVNSVEEKILAAARFKLNVDEKVIQAGMFDQKSRGYERQQLLQSILENENEEVECVPHEYLNEKEEDEVPDDETINQMLARSEDEFDLYQKMDIERRREEARNPNRKPRLIEEAELPTWILKDEKEVERLTYEEEEDKLFGRGSRQRKEVDYSDSLTEKQWIKAIEEGNLDEVETVKQKSKKPKKRKPEKDEESKPKKKRGRPPVEKLPPNPRKLTSIMKKILDVVLNYKDRDDRVLSEAFFQLPSKKDLPEYYEIIAKPVDFKKIKQRIRDHRYRSLDDLETDVMLLCENAQSYNIEGSLIYEDSIVLKSVFTSARERLEKEGVTYSDDNSSSNEEDEGEDEDGKGEDEEEEEEDEDGASSSKKHKKDKSKKKKDKAESSKKRKSRGKAKPVISDEDDETDEDYE